The genomic region GACGAAATACAGGATGTCGCCCGTCATTTTGTGACAGTTGCACAATTTGAAGCCATGCAAAAGCGGGGCGATTTTATCGAGTCTGCCGAAGTACATGGACATCTTTACGGCGCGACATTCGACGCGGTTGCAGAAGCTCTGTGCGGTGGACATGTGATGTTAATGGACGTGGATGTGCAAGGCGTAGCCGCGTGGAAAAAAGTCCTGGAGAATCGCTGCGTAACCGTATTTGTCGTACCGCCTTCTCTCGATGTGCTTGAAAAGCGCCTCAACGCGCGGCAATCTGAAAGCGCTTCGGCCTTTCGCTTGCGTATGGAAAATGCCGTTTCTGAACTCGTCCAGGCAAAAAACAGCGATTACGTCATCGTAAATGACAAATTGGAACAGGCCATCGCCGATTTGCTCGCTATTATTCGCGCAGAGCGACGGCGCACACGGCGGATGTGTTTGCGTAGATTGGATCTCTAAAACTCGTTCTATGCTCCCTGCCTATCACTGCTTCGTTATTGCAGTTGAAAGCCCATTTCTAATAAGGAGTGCGTTATGTCAAACGTATTTTTTTCTGAAGAATTAACAATTGAAGAGGATATGAATACCTATAAAGCCGTGTTGCTGGCATCAAAAGAAGCGCGCCGGTTGAATAAAGCCCGACTGGTCGCGGGTGTACCCGAAGGTGAAGAAAAAATAACAACCATTGCACTGGACCGAATTGTAGAAAAGAAAATTCAGGTGACCTATGCTGACGGGAAAGAGGATTCTTCTGGGCGTTAGCGGTGGAATTGCCGCCTATAAAAGCGTATTCTTATTGCGCCTTCTTCAGAATGCAGGCGCAGAGGTTCGGGTGGTCATGACACCTGCTGCACAGAAGTTCGTGCAGCCCCTCACTTTTGAAGCGCTCTCGCACAATCGCGTCTATACGGATTTGTTTCCATCGGACGGCGACCCCGATGTTATCCACGTGCATTTGGGCAAGTGGGCAGATCTAATCATTGTCGCGCCAGCAACTGCAAATTGCATGGGCAAATTGGCCCATGGATTGGCCGACAACCTGTTGACCTGTGCGTTGTTAGCTGCAGAAGCACCTGTTTTACTCGCCCCGGCAATGGAAACCCAAATGTGGGAACGCGGTGCTGTGCGGCAAAATGTCGAGTTCTTAAAAAAAGACGGCTATCGGATGGTTGGGCCGGGAGTGGGATTGCTCGCCTCAGGTGCCGAGGGAATGGGACGCATGGCCGAACCCCATGAGATTGTGGATGAGGCCAGCAGTATGATAGGCGCAACGCAATCACTTGCCGGAAAGCGCATTGTAGTGACAGCGGGCAGGACCGAGCAGCCCCTTGATCCCGTGCGCTTTATCACCAATCGATCAACGGGTAAAATGGGCTATGCCATTGCAGAACAAGCGCGCCATCGAGGTGCTGATGTCGCGTTGATCAGCGGGCCGACAGAACTCACTGTCCCCGCCGGTGTACAAATCGAATCTATCCGCACAGTTGCCGACTTAAAAGCAGCGACCATACACGCATATCAGCATGCCGACGCACTAATTATGACAGCAGCAGTGCTCGATTTTCGCCCCGAACATGTGTCCAAATCAAAAATAAAAAAACGCGATGGCGGTCTTTCGCTTCACCTTCTGCCCAACGAAGATTTTTTAATTCCTCTGGGACAAAACAAAAGCGAGCGAGTCGTAATCGGGTTTGCGATGGAAACCGATCACGCGCTGGAAAATGCCCGCAAAAAGCTCCGCGAGAAAAACCTTGACCTGATTGTCTTGAACGAATTGAATGTGGAAGGTGCGGGGTTTGGCGTCGATACCAATGTCGTGACTTTTATAGAACCCCATCGAGAACCTGTCGCATTGCCCTTGATGTCCAAACGCGATGTCGCAGATCGCATTTTGGATTGGCTGGTGTCGCGTTGGGAGAACGCGCATGGATGAATCCACCGATCTGTTGGAAACCCTCGCGCTTGCACGCGATTTTCTATCGCGGGAAATCGCTTATGCACCCGCCTCAATTGCGCGGATGGATGATCGAGGATCGGACGATGATCCCCTGACTATTTTGGGTCAAGAGGCTTGCAACTGTCAAAAATGCGGACTGGCGCAAACGCGTACCTCAGTCGTGTTTGGAAGCGGGAATACTACTGCAGACCTCATGTTTGTCGGTGAAGCTCCCGGCGCAGAGGAAGACCGGCAGGGGGTGCCTTTTGTAGGGGCTGCCGGACAATTGTTGACGCGAATGATCGAAGCCATGGGTTTGACGCGCGAAGACGTCTATATCGCCAACATCATCAAATGCAGACCTCCCAATAACCGGGATCCCAAACCCGATGAAATTGCCGCCTGTCAGCCTTATCTACTACAACAAATTGACCTGATTGCGCCGGTTGTGATCTGTACGTTGGGACGTTTTGCCGCGCAAACCCTGTTGCAAACCACCGAGTCGATGGGGCGTTTGCGAGGACAAATTTTTGAATATCAGGGCGCGAAATTAATCCCCACATATCACCCTGCTGCCCTGTTGAGAAATGCACACTGGAAGCGCCCGGCGTGGGAAGACTTGAAACTGGTTCGCAAACTTTACGATGGAACTGAAATCTGATGGTAGAAAATCCGACATCAAACACGGCTGAACGCGCGCTGCCTCAGGCACTCGAAGTCGAACGCGCTGTATTGGGCGCCATGTTGATCGACAATATGGCAATCAATCGCGTAGTGGAAGTATTGGGAAACGAAACGGCTTTTTACCATACGCCACATCGAAAGGTGTATGCGGCAATCCAAAAAATGTCAGAGCGCGGCGAACCTGTCGATCAGGTGACACTCACTGCAGAACTCGTGCGGCGAGGCCAACTCGAAGATATCGGCGGCGCGGTCTTCATTGCTGAGTTAGCCAGTGAAATGGCGACAGCAGCCAATGCCGAATACCACGCACAGATCGTACTGGAAAAGGCGCAGAGGCGGCGATTGATAGCCGCAGCGACCCAAACGCTCACCGAAAGCTATGAAGAAACCGAGGATGTGCGCGAACTCATCGATCGCGCAGAGCAACGGGTCTTCCAAATTGCCGAAGGTGAATTGGGCAAAGGCGTCATGCCCCTTGAATCTGCACTTACCGAGGCTTATGAAGCGATTGAGCGCGCGCACCAACAGCCCGGCGCGCTGACTGGCGTGACCACGGGATATACGGACCTGGATGAAATCACAGCGGGCTTGCAGTCTTCGGACATGATCATCCTCGCATCGCGTCCCTCGATGGGCAAAACAGCACTCACATTGTGCATAGCGCGCAATGCCGCAGTGAAGAGCAGTACACCCGTGCTGTATTTTTCTCTGGAAATGGCAACACAGCAACTCGCACAGCGACTCTTGTGTGCAGAAGCGCGCGTGGATTCGCACCGTGTGCGAACGGGTAAGTTGTCAGAAGATGAATGGCATAAATTAGCCAACTGGACGGGAAAGCTGATGGAGGCACCCATATACATTGATGACACGCCTGCTATTTCCGTCCTGGAACTGCGCGCCAAAGCGCGCCGTGCGAAATCCGAATACAATATTGGGCTAATCATTGTCGATTATCTACAACTGATGACCACATCTGAAGATTATGGCAGCCGCGAACAGGAAATCGCCTCTATTTCGCGGTCCCTGAAAGCCCTCGCCAAAGAACTCGATATTCCGCTCGTTGCCTGCGCGCAATTGTCGCGTGCTGTGGAAAGTCGCACAGACAAGCGACCGCAATTGGCCGATTTGCGCGAGAGTGGCTCGATAGAACAGGACGCGGATGTGGTGATGTTTCTCTTTCGCCCCGAAGTATATGGCATTGTAGATGAAGAGGGCAATTCACAAGAAGGCGTGGCTGAGATCATATTGGGCAAGCAGCGCAATGGTCCGATTGGCAGCGTTTTTTTGACCTTTCAGGCAGAGTGTCTTAGCTTTGAAAACCCCGAAATCTATCGCGAATTTCCCTGAGGAAAATAGCCCATGGGCAAAGTGCGCGTGCGGTATGTATGTCAGCACTGCGGTGCTGATTCGGGACGGTGGTTTGGTCGGTGTGTATCCTGTGGCGAATGGAACACCTGTGTCGAAGAACAGACATCGCCCGAAGTAAAACAAAACAGACGCGCGGACGAATGGGTCAAAGCAAATCCGCCGCAGCCCATTACGGAAGTGGTGGGCGGCAGAGAAGACCGCATTGAGACAGCTATCGGCGAATTTGACCGCACATTGGGTGGCGGCATTGTGCCCGGCATGGCCGCGCTTGTCGGCGGCGATCCCGGCATTGGCAAATCCACATTGCTCTTGCAAGGCGTTGCACAACTTGCGTTTTCGGGTATGAAGACTCTGTACGTATCCGCAGAAGAATCCCCCCGCCAAACGCGGATGCGCGCTCAAAGAATTGGCGCGCTATCCGATGAATTGTACCTGATTTCCGAATCCAATCTCGACCTGATTTGTGGCTACATCGAAGAAATGCAGCCCGTTGCAGTTGTGGTCGATTCGGTGCAAACCATTTTTAGCCCGGATTTACAAAGCGCGCCGGGAAGTGTGGCGCAGGT from Gemmatimonadota bacterium harbors:
- a CDS encoding guanylate kinase, which codes for DEIQDVARHFVTVAQFEAMQKRGDFIESAEVHGHLYGATFDAVAEALCGGHVMLMDVDVQGVAAWKKVLENRCVTVFVVPPSLDVLEKRLNARQSESASAFRLRMENAVSELVQAKNSDYVIVNDKLEQAIADLLAIIRAERRRTRRMCLRRLDL
- the dnaB gene encoding replicative DNA helicase encodes the protein MVENPTSNTAERALPQALEVERAVLGAMLIDNMAINRVVEVLGNETAFYHTPHRKVYAAIQKMSERGEPVDQVTLTAELVRRGQLEDIGGAVFIAELASEMATAANAEYHAQIVLEKAQRRRLIAAATQTLTESYEETEDVRELIDRAEQRVFQIAEGELGKGVMPLESALTEAYEAIERAHQQPGALTGVTTGYTDLDEITAGLQSSDMIILASRPSMGKTALTLCIARNAAVKSSTPVLYFSLEMATQQLAQRLLCAEARVDSHRVRTGKLSEDEWHKLANWTGKLMEAPIYIDDTPAISVLELRAKARRAKSEYNIGLIIVDYLQLMTTSEDYGSREQEIASISRSLKALAKELDIPLVACAQLSRAVESRTDKRPQLADLRESGSIEQDADVVMFLFRPEVYGIVDEEGNSQEGVAEIILGKQRNGPIGSVFLTFQAECLSFENPEIYREFP
- the coaBC gene encoding bifunctional phosphopantothenoylcysteine decarboxylase/phosphopantothenate--cysteine ligase CoaBC, whose product is MLTGKRILLGVSGGIAAYKSVFLLRLLQNAGAEVRVVMTPAAQKFVQPLTFEALSHNRVYTDLFPSDGDPDVIHVHLGKWADLIIVAPATANCMGKLAHGLADNLLTCALLAAEAPVLLAPAMETQMWERGAVRQNVEFLKKDGYRMVGPGVGLLASGAEGMGRMAEPHEIVDEASSMIGATQSLAGKRIVVTAGRTEQPLDPVRFITNRSTGKMGYAIAEQARHRGADVALISGPTELTVPAGVQIESIRTVADLKAATIHAYQHADALIMTAAVLDFRPEHVSKSKIKKRDGGLSLHLLPNEDFLIPLGQNKSERVVIGFAMETDHALENARKKLREKNLDLIVLNELNVEGAGFGVDTNVVTFIEPHREPVALPLMSKRDVADRILDWLVSRWENAHG
- a CDS encoding uracil-DNA glycosylase, whose translation is MDESTDLLETLALARDFLSREIAYAPASIARMDDRGSDDDPLTILGQEACNCQKCGLAQTRTSVVFGSGNTTADLMFVGEAPGAEEDRQGVPFVGAAGQLLTRMIEAMGLTREDVYIANIIKCRPPNNRDPKPDEIAACQPYLLQQIDLIAPVVICTLGRFAAQTLLQTTESMGRLRGQIFEYQGAKLIPTYHPAALLRNAHWKRPAWEDLKLVRKLYDGTEI